TTGCGGACTACCGGGATCAGCTGACCGGTACCGTCACGCTGGGCACCCTGATGTCGTGGGGCGGGTTGAATCTGGCGGCAGTGCTGGAAGAGTTCCGTCGCCTGCATCCGCTGGTCACCGTGCAGCTGCGGCAGAGCCTCACCGGGTCGTCCGGCCATCTGGACGCGATCGCCGACGGCAAGATGGATCTGGCTCTGGTCTCACTCGCCTCGTCTTCGTCTCGGCTGGTCGCGGTCCGGGAGCTGGTGCATGAGCCCATGGTCTTCGTCTGCGAATCCAGCCATGTCCTGGCGGGGCGCCGACACGTGCAACTCGCCGAGCTCGCCGGGCAGGACTTCATTCAGTTCCCGCGAGGGTGGGGAATCCGCCAGCGCCTCGATGCGGGTTTCGCCGCTGCCGGGGTGCGGCCGACGAGCGCCTACGAAGTCGCCGACTACGCGATCGCCGCCGAGCTCGTGCGGCACCGGCTGGCGGCGACGGTGCTGCCCATCAACGCGGCCGACCGATTCCCCGATCTACGCGTCATTCCGTTAAGCCCGCCGCTGACGTGGACGCTGTATCTGGCGTCAGCCGAGTCGCAGACCGGGGCCGTCAAGGCGCTCGTCGACACGATCGCGCGGTACGTCGATAGCTAAACTCATTGTGCCGCACGGGATCTGCGTCGGGAACCGTCGTCGAAGTCGGCCCGAGTTAGCTCATGCTGCGCGTATCGCGAACGAATTCTTGATTTCCCAACCCGTTTGAGCTTTGATCTGGTGCTGGTCATGACCGGCGGCATTG
The DNA window shown above is from Mycobacterium sp. Aquia_216 and carries:
- a CDS encoding LysR family transcriptional regulator, whose translation is MELRQLEYFVAVAGELNFSRASLRIHVVQSALSASVARLEKELGVELFDRSKRQIVLTPAGEVFLQHAREVIHTAQRAQSSVADYRDQLTGTVTLGTLMSWGGLNLAAVLEEFRRLHPLVTVQLRQSLTGSSGHLDAIADGKMDLALVSLASSSSRLVAVRELVHEPMVFVCESSHVLAGRRHVQLAELAGQDFIQFPRGWGIRQRLDAGFAAAGVRPTSAYEVADYAIAAELVRHRLAATVLPINAADRFPDLRVIPLSPPLTWTLYLASAESQTGAVKALVDTIARYVDS